A section of the Oenanthe melanoleuca isolate GR-GAL-2019-014 chromosome 6, OMel1.0, whole genome shotgun sequence genome encodes:
- the C6H10orf143 gene encoding uncharacterized protein C10orf143 homolog: MAAVPVRGRRGALGPGGAGEPECKRVCQLLDTLPREAGAQLMDCAMDLHSRQKFLPDSAAWAAKAKQNSMILENHGSKGTSQPCPRCVAGESGHFSHILGF, from the exons gcgCTTGGGCCGGGGGGAGCCGGGGAACCGGAATGT AAGCGAGTGTGCCAGCTGCTGGACACCCTTCCACGGGAGGCTGGTGCCCAGCTCATGGACTGTGCCATGGATCTGCATTCCAGGCAGAAATTCCTGCCTgactctgctgcctgggctgcaaaGGCAAAGCAGAATTCCATG ATTTTGGAAAATCATGGGAGCAAAGGcacttcccagccctgcccaagaTGTGTTGCTGGAGAATCT GGTCACTTCAGTCACATCCTGGGCTTCTAG